The Candidatus Accumulibacter similis genome has a segment encoding these proteins:
- a CDS encoding transposase yields METTARRLRVKRGAEQWRVLLSRFDGSGLSVAEFCAREGISDTSFHRWRSRLQAGGSSKPDRAAPGAFLDAGVLRREHPSAARLELTLDLGQGLQLSLVRG; encoded by the coding sequence ATGGAGACGACGGCCAGGAGGTTGCGGGTGAAGCGCGGCGCGGAGCAGTGGCGGGTCCTGCTGTCGCGCTTTGACGGCAGCGGTTTGAGCGTCGCTGAATTCTGCGCGCGGGAAGGAATCAGCGATACCAGCTTCCATCGCTGGCGAAGCCGCCTGCAGGCCGGCGGCAGCAGCAAGCCCGACCGGGCGGCGCCGGGCGCCTTCCTTGACGCCGGCGTCCTGCGCCGCGAGCACCCGTCAGCTGCGCGTCTTGAACTGACCCTCGACCTCGGCCAAGGTCTGCAGCTGTCCCTTGTTCGCGGCTGA
- the tnpB gene encoding IS66 family insertion sequence element accessory protein TnpB, producing MFFPEARIRVQVYGCPVDLRQSFDGLIALTRHALREDPVSGQLFVFFNRRSTLVKVLYWDRSGFCVWAKRLEAGRFISDWSKASTRETDWTGLKLLLEGIEPGRIRKRHRPPERRENGL from the coding sequence ATGTTCTTCCCGGAAGCGCGAATTCGCGTGCAGGTCTATGGTTGCCCGGTCGATCTGCGTCAATCCTTCGACGGGCTGATTGCGCTGACGCGCCACGCGCTGCGCGAGGACCCCGTGAGCGGACAACTCTTCGTCTTCTTCAACCGGCGCTCGACGCTGGTCAAGGTGCTCTACTGGGACCGCAGTGGTTTCTGCGTCTGGGCCAAGCGTCTCGAGGCTGGCCGTTTCATTTCCGACTGGTCCAAGGCGAGCACGCGTGAAACCGACTGGACCGGGTTGAAACTCCTCCTCGAAGGCATCGAGCCGGGGCGCATCCGGAAGCGCCACCGCCCGCCAGAGCGCCGTGAAAATGGCTTGTAA
- a CDS encoding asparaginase, giving the protein MFNATSRHWLIAMVSSLVVSAVLAADKPHVVILATGGTIAGAGADVTNSATYQAAKVPVEKLIAGIPQLSGIAAVRGEQVFQIASESLTNANLLTLGKRVSALVKQSDVDGVVITHGTDTLEETAYFLTLVVRTDKPIVLVGSMRPGTAMSADGMLNLYNAVSVAASSDARGKGVLVAMNDEISSGRDVSKMVNIRTEAFKSPWGPLGMVVEGKNYWFRLPAKRHTNGSEFDIDRIETLPSVEIAYGSGNATDTAYRAFAASGAKAIIHAGTGNGSVSSAVVPTLQELRGKGVQIIRSSHVNAGGFVLRNAEQPDDKYDWVVAHDLNPQKAKILASVALTKTQDSKELQRMFWEY; this is encoded by the coding sequence ATGTTCAACGCCACTTCAAGACACTGGTTGATCGCAATGGTATCAAGTCTCGTGGTCAGTGCCGTCTTGGCTGCCGACAAGCCGCACGTCGTCATTCTGGCCACCGGCGGCACGATTGCAGGGGCAGGCGCCGATGTCACCAACAGCGCCACATATCAAGCGGCAAAGGTGCCGGTCGAGAAGCTGATCGCCGGCATTCCGCAACTGAGCGGGATCGCCGCAGTGCGTGGCGAACAGGTTTTTCAGATTGCTTCCGAAAGCCTGACCAATGCCAATCTGCTGACGTTGGGGAAGCGCGTTTCGGCCTTGGTCAAGCAAAGCGACGTCGATGGCGTGGTCATTACGCACGGCACCGATACGCTTGAGGAAACCGCCTACTTTCTCACTCTGGTGGTGCGTACCGACAAGCCCATCGTGCTTGTCGGTTCGATGCGACCGGGGACGGCGATGTCGGCCGACGGAATGCTCAATCTGTACAACGCGGTCAGCGTGGCGGCCAGCAGCGATGCCCGTGGCAAAGGCGTGTTGGTGGCGATGAACGACGAGATCAGCAGTGGCCGCGACGTCTCGAAGATGGTCAATATCAGGACCGAAGCCTTCAAGAGTCCGTGGGGGCCGCTGGGAATGGTTGTCGAGGGCAAGAACTACTGGTTCCGTCTACCCGCAAAGCGGCACACCAATGGCTCCGAATTCGACATTGACAGGATCGAGACACTGCCGTCGGTTGAAATCGCGTACGGTTCAGGCAACGCTACGGATACCGCTTACCGCGCCTTTGCAGCGAGTGGTGCCAAGGCCATCATTCATGCCGGGACGGGCAATGGTTCGGTGAGCAGTGCGGTAGTGCCCACTCTGCAGGAACTCCGGGGTAAAGGGGTCCAGATCATTCGTTCATCGCACGTCAATGCTGGCGGCTTTGTGTTGCGCAATGCCGAGCAACCCGATGACAAGTATGACTGGGTGGTGGCGCATGACCTCAATCCGCAAAAGGCGAAGATTCTTGCCTCGGTGGCTCTGACCAAGACCCAGGACAGCAAGGAGTTGCAGCGGATGTTCTGGGAGTACTGA
- a CDS encoding histone deacetylase family protein, with translation MKVIWSEEFTDSYAVDPAAEPGRMEAIRDVIRNAVTFVAARPASEEDIARCHTKSHIEHVRRIGIYDIAALSAGAAIQAAEIGMNEPCFGLIRPPGHHASADSCWGFCYFNNMAIALERLRYEGKVAKALVLDIDLHFGDGTVDILADKGYATIVNPASNSPADFIRQVGVALDSETYDIIGVSAGFDYAREDWGGLLGESDYTDIGRMVRATARKTGAGFFAILEGGYNHRVLGHNCMALLDGMREN, from the coding sequence ATGAAGGTTATCTGGAGCGAGGAGTTCACCGATTCCTATGCGGTCGATCCGGCAGCGGAACCCGGACGCATGGAGGCCATTCGTGATGTCATTCGGAATGCGGTGACTTTCGTGGCTGCCCGACCGGCAAGCGAAGAGGATATCGCCCGCTGCCACACAAAGTCTCATATTGAGCATGTCCGGCGGATTGGCATATACGACATCGCTGCGCTGTCGGCGGGTGCCGCCATCCAAGCTGCGGAGATCGGAATGAACGAGCCCTGCTTCGGCCTCATCCGCCCCCCGGGTCATCACGCTTCGGCGGACAGTTGCTGGGGCTTCTGCTACTTCAACAATATGGCGATCGCTCTGGAAAGGCTGAGGTACGAGGGCAAGGTCGCCAAGGCCCTTGTGCTCGACATCGACCTGCACTTCGGTGATGGGACGGTCGATATCCTGGCGGACAAGGGTTACGCGACCATCGTCAACCCCGCGTCGAACTCGCCGGCGGACTTCATCCGGCAGGTGGGCGTAGCCTTGGACTCGGAGACCTACGACATCATCGGAGTTTCCGCCGGTTTCGACTATGCCCGCGAGGACTGGGGGGGCTTGCTCGGGGAGTCCGACTACACTGACATCGGACGGATGGTCCGCGCAACTGCACGCAAGACCGGAGCCGGATTCTTCGCCATCCTCGAAGGCGGTTACAACCATCGGGTGCTCGGACACAACTGCATGGCGCTACTGGACGGCATGCGCGAGAACTGA